One Pagrus major chromosome 15, Pma_NU_1.0 DNA window includes the following coding sequences:
- the LOC141009515 gene encoding inhibitor of nuclear factor kappa-B kinase subunit alpha-like isoform X2, which produces MTYLYCLWSTAQEETYARYHVLNKPENCCGLKESEVLSLLSDIGSGIQYLHENKIIHRDLKPENIVLQEIDGKLVHKIIDLGYAKDLDQGSLCTSFVGTLQYLAPELFESKPYTVTVDYWSFGTVIFECTCGFRPFLHHMQPVQWTSKVKNKGPIDIMAVEDMNGEVRFSTHLPYPNNLSRPLLEPTESLLQMLLLWDPAARGGGLDPDTKKPSCYTALQNILNMKVIHVLDMTSAQLHSLVLGAEENLHSLQLRLETHTQSHISPLSQELLLETGISLDPRRPPSHCLPEGLRGCDSSIVFLFDKSLTKYSGPLTARPLPDSVNFIVRETKTQLPLSALRKVWGEAVSYICGLKEDYIRLYRGQRAAILSLLRYNTNLTRYKNLLFSQSQQLKAKLAFFKTSIQHDLEQYTKQRHTGVSSEKLLKTWQENEEKSDGFMKVADVGYLDEEIVAVHFEIVELQRSPFARRQGDVMEQLEQKAIELYKQLKAKCKSPDPPHGYSDSSDMVKTILQTVQNQDRVLKDLYTHLSTILVCKRRIVDLFPKLERAVGNIKTAEAAVMQMQMKRQKEFWYLLKIACAQSNSPPQSLVQRPSDSETVHELLDENQRYLSQLTSLLQDTTQETEHSVMEQDWSWTQYGAVKNLTKDSVL; this is translated from the exons ATGACTTACCTCTATTGTCTATGGAGTACTGCTCAAGAGGAGACCTACGCAAGGTATCAT GTGttaaataaaccagaaaattgCTGTGGGCTAAAGGAGAGTGAAGTCCTCTCGCTGCTCAGTGACATTG gTTCTGGTATCCAGTACCTCCATGAAAACAAGATCATTCACAGAGACCTCAAGCCAGAGAACATAGTTCTGCAGGAGATTGATGGGAAG CTTGTCCATAAAATCATAGATCTAGGTTATGCTAAAGACCTTGATCAGGGCAGTCTGTGTACATCCTTTGTTGGAACTCTCCAGTATCTG GCTCCAGAGCTGTTTGAGAGTAAACCCTACACTGTAACAGTGGACTACTGGAGCTTTGGGACAGTGATCTTTGAATGCACTTGTGGCTTTCGACCCTTTTTACACCACATGCAGCCCGTACAGTG GACAAGTAAAGTCAAGAACAAAGGTCCCATAGACATCATGGCAGTGGAGGACATGAACGGGGAAGTCAGATTCTCCACACACCTCCCATATCCCAACAATCTCAGCAG gCCGCTGCTGGAACCAACCGAGTCTCTTCTGCAGATGCTGCTACTGTGGGACCCTGCAGCACGTGGTGGAGGGCTGGATCCAGACACAAAGAAGCCGAGCTGCTACACAGCTTTACAGAATATTCTCAACATGAAG GTGATTCATGTGTTGGACATGACGTCAGCCCAGCTGCACTCGTTGGTTTTGGGTGCTGAGGAGAACTTACACTCCCTGCAGCTTCGTctggagacacacactcagtccCACATCTCCCCGCTGAGTCAGGAGCTACTGCTGGAGACGGGAATCTCCCTCGACCCACGCAGACCGCCCTCACACTGTCTGCCAGAGGGATTG CGAGGCTGTGACAGCTCCATAGTCTTCCTCTTCGATAAGAGCCTGACCAAGTACTCTGGACCACTGACTGCCAGACCTCTGCCTGACAGTGTCAACTTTATAG TGagggagacaaaaacacagctgccaCTATCTGCACTGAGAAAGGTGTGGGGGGAAGCAGTCAGCTACATCTGTGGACTGAAAGAGGACTACATCCGCCTGTACCGGGGACAGAGAGCTGCCAT acTGAGTCTGCTGCGTTACAACACCAACTTAACACGATACAAGAACCTGCTGTTCTCCCAGTCACAGCAGCTCAAAGCCAAACTGGCCTTTTTTAAGACCAGCATCCAACACGACCTCGAGCAGTACACCAAGCAGAGACACACCGGCGTCT CTTCGGAAAAATTGCTGAAGACTTGGCAGGAAAATGAAGAGAAGTCTGATGGGTTTATGAAG GTTGCAGATGTAGGGTATCTGGATGAAGAGATAGTGGCAGTACATTTTGAGATTGTGGAGTTGCAGAGGAGTCCATTTGCAAGGAGACAGGGTGATGTAATGGAACAGCT TGAGCAGAAGGCGATTGAACTCTACAAGCAACTGAAAGCTAAATGCAAAA GTCCTGACCCTCCACATGGCTACAGTGACAGCTCCGACATGGTGAAGACAATACTCCAAACAGTTCAGAACCAGGACAGGGTGCTCAAAGACTTGTACACTCACCTGAG TACAATTCTGGTGTGTAAGCGTCGCATCGTTGATTTGTTCCCTAAGTTGGAGAGGGCAGTGGGGAACATAAAAACTGCAGAGGCAGCAGTGATGCAGATGCaaatgaagagacagaaagagttCTGGTACCTCCTCAAGATTGCCTGT GCCCAGAGCAATTCTCCACCACAATCACTTGTGCAACGGCCCTCTGACAG tGAAACTGTTCATGAATTACTGGATGAAAATCAACGTTATCTGAGTCAGCTTACTTCTCTACTGCAAGACACCACCCAGGAGACGGAGCACAGTGTCATG GAGCAGGACTGGAGCTGGACTCAGTACGGAGCAGTGAAGAACCTGACCAAAGACTCAGTGTTATGA